AAGGTGGAGAACTACTTGACAGAATTTTATCCAGGTAGAAATTGAAATACTTGAAATACAAATTTGTACCATGTGGCGTTGTGCAGTTTTGCTATCTGAATATGTGGACTCCACAGAATAAACCTCACCGTTTTTGTTTCAGAGGTGGGAGATATATAGAACAGGATGCTAAAGCTATTGTTGTGCAGATATTAAGTGTTGTTGCGTTTTGTCATCTTCAAGGTGTTGTGCACCGTGACCTAAAACCAGAGGTATGATCATCGTTTTTCCCATTATTTTACTTCATTCATTTAGTTTgaactattttattttggaaataaaaattGTCTGTAAGATCATAAATTTGCCTGTTGTAGGTTGATATCTATTTCTATCGTAAGATCATAAATTTGCTTGctgatgtcattttttttatggaCATTGTTTACCAACACTTAACATGGTGTGATTTCTTGgcagaattttcttttttctaatggAGATGAGAATGCCCCGATGAAGGTTATAGATTTTGGTCTCTCTGATTTTATTAGGCCCGGTAATGTCTGACAACCCTTTTATTTTTCGTCTTATTTTTTCAGTAGGTCATATCTTCTCTGCTCAACTGGTAGTTGGTAACAGTATTGTTGTGATTGTAGACCTCCTAAATCTCCACATTGGTATGATATTGTCCACTTTGGGCCTAAGCCCTCATGGATTTGCTTTTGGATATTACCCAAAAGGCCTCATACCAATGGAGATATTGTCCACACTTTATATGCCCATGATCTTCCCCTTATCTAGCCGATGTGGGACTTAGTTTGCACACCCAACAATCCTCCCCTCAAACAAAGGACCACATCATTGTGATATTTTTCTGAGCCTCTCCTTCAACGATTATCCATCTTGTCTGCTCCATCGAGATCAATTACTCATCTTCACCGTGGGCAGCCAACACGTTTATGAAGTTCTAGAGTACTCCCTGTCTCAAGAGCCTGCTCCAAATAGAGCCCAACTATGGATCCAATCGTGAGATTAACTGGGCCCACCACCTTTGTCTGGCATTTTTGAGAATTTCTTCCACACATTCTCCTGGCTAAGTCTGGGcctgggctctgataccacttgttgtgATTGTAGACCTCCTAAATCTCCACATTGGTATGATATTGTCCACTTTGGGCCTAAGCCCTCATGGATTTGCTTTTGGATATTACCCAAAAGGCCTCATACCAATGGAGATATTGTCCACACTTTATATGCCCATGATCTTCCCCTTATCTAGCCGATGTGGGACTTAGTTTGCACACCCAACAAGTatattttgtcataattcaTTTTACATATTTGTGGCCTATGTGATGTTTTTGTCTGTTTCAGTCTGTTGTCAATGTGATTCACAGAAACGATTTTATGCTTCAATATCATCAAAccttttgttttccaaaatagAAAGCCCTTTATACCAGATTAAGTGTTCTCTTTTAGTGATCTTACTATGGTTAGAAAGTTCTATCAATGTTGCCGTATTTATTATGAGTAATTTAGAAGACATCGTGGCCTGTCATATGCTTCTGATGCTTTCCTTATCTTCAGCTACATTAGTTTAAGatgtttcatcattttcttcttatcCATATTTGTCTTGCTCCTATGCTTGAATTTGAATAAAGAACCATTGCACTTGGCACAGATCAACGTCTCAACGATATTGTTGGCAGTGCGTACTATGTCGCACCTGAAGTACTCCATAGATCATATAGTCTCGAAGCTGATATCTGGAGTATTGGggtaataacatatatattgttatgTGGAAGCAGACCTTTCTGGGCACGAACTGAATCAGGAATTTTTCGTTCTGTGCTAAGAGCTGATCCGAATTTTGTTGATTCACCTTGGCCTGGGATATCAGCAGAAGCCAAAGATTTTGTCAGAAGGCTTCTGAACAAGGATCACAGGAAGAGAATGAGTGCTGCCCAAGCACTGAGTAAGTCCTTATTGAATTTCTCATTTCTGTTTTGAATGGCATGGGAAATGGAGAGGCAGATCCTTGGCATTTGTTACTATGCATTCATTCTTTTGCTGATAGTAGCATCTGGATATCTCTTATACTCAGTTGAAAGTAATGGACATCTCTATGAATGCAGCTCACCCATGGTTGCGAAATGAAAATTGTGCTGTGCCTTTAGATATTCTGATCTACAAATTGATCAAGTCATATGTATGTTCCTCACCTCTAAAGCGTGCAGCCCTTAAGGTAATTACCTGTCATGCAAGTGAGTGATGCTTCTTAGTGAAATACGCTGATAATTATTGATTCACAGGCTCATGCCTGTATATGGTTTTGACAAGCGATTTAAGTGCTGGCTTGCTCTGTGTTTTGACTAAGGCTGCCATTTCATAGATAATTGGCAGATAATGCTTCTTGTTGAAGTCTTAAAATTTCTgtgctcattttttttttcttaaattttccaGGCTCTCTCAAAAGCCTTAACGGAGGATGAACTTATTTACCTGAGGGCTCAGTTTAGGCTCTTGGAACCAAAGGATGGTCGTATCTCactcaataattttaaaatggtttgttctgttttttttgtttgaattaagATTGcgttgaatcaagaatttatagAAGCCAGTTACACAGTGTGATACCTTTATGTAATAGAAGTACCTCCTGTGTTTTCTTGGTATTtgatttccttatttccattaGCATTTAACTGTTTGAAAAAATTGTGCAGGCTCTCACGAAAAATACAACGGATGCCATGAAAGAGGCTAGGGTTCCCGATATTTTGAATGTGGTGAGATGACTCTTCATAGTTTCATtgacaaatttaatatttagttgATATGGACATCccaataaaagtattttttttttctgtggttttttttttttttgggggggggctTTCTATGTGCCTAATACTTTACTTTTATCATTGAAATTTCCAAATGGTTTGGGTTGAGCAACTCAATTGCTTTTTAAGGTAGTTTTGTGTCTGAAGCATTATGCCTAATAATTGTGATGGTAATGTTGGTGAGGCACAAAGAACCATTAGGCAGCCCATTGAACTTCTCATATTCTGCACTCTATAGTCACCTGTATTTATGTGTTTCCACCTGGCTCCTATATGCTTAAAATGCTTGTAATTTCAATTGAAGATGGAGCCACTCTCGTACAAGAAAATGGATTTTGAAGAGTTTTGTGCCGCGGCGATTAGCCCATATCAACTTGAGGCTGTCGAAGGATGGGAGAGTATCGCAAGCACTGCATTTGAGTTCTTTGAACAAGAAGGAAATCGAGTAATTTCAGTTGAGGAATTGGCTCGGGTATGTGTTCAACTCACGTAAGATTGTTTGCTTGCTTGCTTCTTGTTCGTTTTTGAGATAAtgaacttcaatatttttgCAGGAAATGAATTTGGGCCCAGTTGCTCATTCTTTACTCAGGGATTGGATTCGAAGTTCTGATGGAAAACTCAGTTTCCTAGGGTATACCAAGTTATTGCACGGTGTGACAGTCCGAAACACCAATGCTAGACATCAATagatttactctttgtaccaaCACAGAATTTTCAGTAGAATTTATTTCCCTGTAAGTGTTCTCATTCCCTTTTTCTCAAAGGTTTTCTGAAGAACCGTGGTGTAGAAATGAGAGTAGACCGGCTTGAGATTGTCGGGCCAATTTTTTTACCATTCCGTTTCATCCCTCTTTCCCTACCCTTGTTTGCTGCTAAAGTTAACTACTTATCGGTTGTACCCGATTGTTCTATTGTTCCAATGGGATCATTCCCTCTGTTAATGTAAAATTCCCAACATATTGCGAGCATACTCTATAAATATTGTATTGTAGATTGCCCTATAAATGATCCTCCCTCCTCTTCATTTTGGATGCCGTTTCTGGGGActttatgttgttgttattgttaatAATTGAAAAGGACTGCCATCCTTATTGTATGTTGAGAACCCatcctcctcctctttcttgTCCAAATTGAGACTGGTACAAATTTATTTGGTTCAACTGGGCTACAAGTCAGATAAAAGAGGAATTTTCCTGTTTGGGACCATCCTCTGTAGATTTGTTGGACCCACCCTTGAATTGAACTGGTAAACAACATTGTTTTTGAACGTCGTTACAGATTGCAATTGTAATTGGGAAAGGATAAAGCTTACGACTTGAAGACCCAGTttgataagatatatttttaatttgcgACTCTTGCAAAtgaaatttacaagcattccgCAGGTGTGGCTGAACACCATTCTAAGTCAAAGTCGTAGACAGTGATGACTGGTCGTCcctattatattttcttataaatttattttcatggttttttttttttttttataagagtaaATTATTGTACTTCACTTGTCTCACTAGTCATACCATATTATGTGCtctatttatcaaaatatgacACATGGCTTGCTCATTCTTTGGGTACAATTTATTACCTGACAACCAATCGTGTTACGCCCGTGGAGGTTGCTTGTTCGTTCTTTTGTTACTTGGAGAAACGGTTTATACTCGAGATATCATGTTCTGAAacctaaaaattttaagaaatttgaccAATATAAATGATAAGGCTTCAATAGGTAAATGGATTTGAGATTTAGTTTTAGAGAGTATCAACgttcaatttaattcttttttcaaatattgattTGATAGACAAAAATTATATCGCGAGAAAAATTCTCGTCCTTACGAGAGTTTGAGTTTAGTTGTTGAAAAGAATCCGGAGGGGGGGGCAGGTAGTTCAAGTAATTAAGTATTAGTTtaactactactactactactactgtaTCGATAAAAGTGTTGTTTCTGTTGGAGTTTGAGGGTACTTGAAAATTGTTAATGGTGGGTGGGGTAGTTCAAAGGTAGGTGTCCAATACAAAGAGAAATTTATGCCCAAGTATATTATATCCAGGATGTCAATTCTCACCTTTATATAACCTCAAATATAAatcttcaaatatatatatatatataaataattgggGATTTATATTGGCTACTCATCAACATTTATTTTTGcgtcatttattttttaattaaaatataaattttattttgtattcatTTGTAAATGAATAggatatctataaataaatatttaatattttaaaattattatagtgatattttattctttttgttatgattttttttaatttaagtttttttttatacgtaaaatttttgtatttaattatgtGTTTGGTGGTTTGTTTTAGaattattacattaatattagcctagaattagatttttttggtcttttagTTAACTTTTGTCAATgacttaataaaatataaatatatatatgtaggtatGTAGGtgaaaatctaaataaaattgataatgggcATGCAGGAAGGTCCCAATGTAGCATCAGGCCGCGATAAGAATTAAGAACATAATAATGACGTCGGGTATTGCTTCGACCATATgtttaatatgatataataaactatatatatatatatatatattaaatcttcTCTCTGTGGGTGTGGGTACGcagcctttctttctctcttttatctCCTCCTGCTGTTTTAACGTGACATGACATTAGattatgaattttgaaattaagaCAAAAATGTTTTGTTTTGGTGTTATCCAGCAATGCTACGTGTCAACTAACAAGAACTCATATGTTAgttatgaaatatatttaataaagaaATCAACAAGTATGCAATACAGACAGGACGACTGTAATTAAGGGGCTTATTAAATATATTCATGCATATTTTATCTACTAAGAAATTGTAAAGAATATTCCAAAGCTAATTGGTGCAAAGCTCACCAAACCAAACCTTGTGCCGTGGCTGTGCTTAATTACTCTGTTACGTTGACTAGCtcgtataaatatatatgtattatcaagTGAAAAGagatataaaattaagtatgttttatactaaaaactaaaaatgtcGTCGTCAAATTATTTAGAGtctataagaaagaaaaatatatagtcAGAAGCATatcttttttaaattgaaaGTCTACTTATTTATAACAAAGCATAGACTAATTCTAAATCTCTTTGAATTAAGacttttatagatgatgtttatcccAATGAACAATTCTGCACTGCCCGTGAAAACTTATCAATGACCTTATCGAAGTCAATTTTGTGCGatatttgaacttttaaaatatCACCATTTTGAGCAATTCGGCAACAAGcagattttatcaaaaaaaatcgCCAAGGTTAACCCTATTTCGAGTAAAGCACAGCAGAAAGATTTCGAGCAGAGTataatctctttcttcctccttcctcctCATTGATAGCCTCGTCATCGACAGCCTTCTTCCTTCTCGTTGACAGTCACAACCCGCCACGACCAGTCTGAAATCTTCACCTGCCTTCAGTCTTTTGTTTGGTTAATCTTCTCTTGCTAGAGTTGAATGTGCTTGAATTTATTCCAACATTTTAAACGCTTAttaagattaaatttttttatggatgatatctattctttttataaaatcttTGAAGAGATTTTCGAATGTAAAATTTATGATTTGTGGGCTATGTGAGAACCACACCGAATAGGGAAAAACTAtaccttttaatttaaaaaaatattttgaatttttaggttttttaacGAGACTTTGTTTATAACACAAATACAATTAAATAGCAAAGAGAAGCATTTGAAGGATTTCTCTTTATTCTTCGGAGATGcataatttactaaaataagTTTTAGATCATTTTGTCaatgagcatatatatatatatttaaataatactaTTATATTACTATAAAATGAATTgaccatttttttattttaaaaaaagaaagtcaACAATTTTATTTGGGAAGTTACGTATTTGATTGTCGGAAGTTGTACCCTTAATTATAGATGCAGTAAATTTTAGATAAGTTCAAAAGATCCAACACAACTACTCgacaatttgaatttgaatttgaatttgaatagaagaaataaaaatcaactcccacaattaattaataataatagaataaatatagTACACGTATATATACTCATAATTGACTtagagctatatatatatataatatacatgctTTTGTTTcaagagttttattttatgcaaactcagttagaaaagaaaagagaggccAATTATGTCCTTAATTTGGGCTAATTAACTTAAATAAGCATAAATCGTTCTCAAATATTACACTAAGTACgtctgaattttaatttattatataattttataaaatattaacgtGACTAATAACATGACCTACTAAATAAcacaataattattaaactttatagagaagtataaaaatattactgaattttacattaaaatataaaaatgttataatttcGTTAGTCTccttttaataataattgacaTGAGTAACTATATATAGAATTgtatactaaattaaaatttaataactatttagttataaattgaatttgattatttttttttatattttagtgcaTAGATAGATGAATGACTATATATTTATGTGGCTAATTAATTAGCTagaaacaacatatatattattgagaGCTTTCTTATaagtattaatttgattttaacaaccaaccaaacaaacaaaatttaatgcTTCTCTCGAAGCAAGCAATTGCCCCaagtgggggtgggggtggagccctctctctgtctctctcttccctctttTCAACCAGTTTCATGCCTTCACATTGATGACAGATATATATAGCTAGCTGGAAACAACCAAAAAGAAAtagctttaaaaaaaaagaaagaaatcaaaatattcgtattattattatattgttcttgaatttttcttcaACAGCAACGTCTACAGCTAGCAATGCcaagattaagaaaaaaaaggaagaaattaaagatcaaaattaaacaagaaGCTAGGCAAGGCGAATCAAAGATTTCCACAAATTTACATGTGACTCGATCAAGCTTCAAATGAACAAATCATCAGGCCGTACGTGACATAACATGATGTTTTGAtcagaattaaattttaatcaaaccctgaagcaaagaaggtggtggtggtggtgatggtGGCGGCGGAGGTGGTGGTTTTCACGATCGATCATGCCCTGGACATGCCGGAATTCCTCGACGTGGCAAGGAATATTGATGGGTCCTTTCTGATCAAACCCATATTCTTCCTCAGCCTCCTTCAGCAGCTGCATGAACAAGGGGTGGTTAATGTAGATCACCGGAATAACGAACCGCTGCTGCTCCGCCCCTTGACCCACCGTGACGGCCAAACAGCCCTTCGGAATATCCTTCCTCCCGCCGTGGTGGTGGCCTCCGGGAACATGCAGATGAAAATTGAGCAGGTGATTGTCTCCACTGCCCATCTCaagagaattaataattaaaacccCGAGAAACAGCTATAGCGTGCGAGAGAAAAAGCGAAAGAAAATCTGGAACTGGGGGGGTTACAAGAAAACGAAAACGTGGGAGAAAGGCCAGGGATCAGAAGCGGAGATGGCTAGCTTGAACAGGGTTAGAGAAGAGTCGGTTAAAGATCTCGGAACGTTGCTCATCATAAACTGTTTGTTTCAGAGGTTAAACACATCAACTTGGTGACGAAATCTCAAGAGGGTTTATCCGGCCGGGAcgaagaagatatatatatataggttgatTCAAGGGCCGGGGGTGATATATAGAGAATAATACTAGCTCTAGGGCTTTCTTGGCATAATAGAAAAGACGGGTATTCTGGAGAAGGCAGAACTTCTTAGGAATGTGACAACGTGGCGTGTGTGATTTGACCAATTTGCCGCCGGAAAGAGGGCTTGTAATTTCCTTCCTTCCCCATTTTCCATTTGCAACGGGGCAATGGAAAACGACTATTTCCAGGTCAAATATTAACGCTCCCGGTCCCCGCCGGCCCCCTCCTCCCCCCACTAATCATAAGTAaagaatattattatattattattattataccgTATAAATTTGTTTTGTTAAGAGGGTCCGTTTGGCAATGACCCTTTCCACTGCGGATTATAATTGGCCACCAGTACTCTTAATTATTAGGTGCCTGCCTTCTATGGTCATGCTCATCTCTCTATCCGCCATTTCTATAATGGAATCCTCGAggtcatatttttgtttttttactttgatttttttatttgtataattatttaatttttattctattaattatactcatgaatttaatttttaaatcaatttaatcttatgcactttaatttttttttcttgcaacaAGTCAAACCattcattatttcaattatatatttggatttgtattttttaattaatttaatttaatatttttatgtgtaaaaaaataaaataacacaacaaaatacactttattcatattaaaaaataaagattaaattgattcaaaaatataaatttagaagtgtaataaaaataataaaaaaattaaattattatataaaaaaatattaaagtacaAGATTaacttaattcaaaaatataaatttaaattgtaattaaaataataaaaaatttaaataaatataaaaaaataaaaatatatggaCAAAATTTATAAGTTCGTccataataaaattcttatttttttaagctttttatttttaaaattcatcccatttattaatttttttggaatttatcTGTTTTTAGGATAATAAGGTCTCTTTGAAAAAGTAAAAGCTACTTTGTAAAAGTAAAAAGAATTCCGAAATAGAACAAAATCTTATTGTATGGTTAAAGCAAGTGGCCAACTTAGCAATGAGAGAGGAGCTCTCTATTGGATTGGAGTTGCGTGGGCGCTGTGGGGGTGAACTGATGCGAAGTCACGTGTCATTACACGTCAGCTTAAAGGGACAGCCAATGGCCGATCCGGAACATGTAGCGGTTCCTTTAGACGGAAGACGACGTCATCTCACCCGGCCGGTTGTGCGGTTGCTCTGGCGAAAACTGAAAGGgaaaaataccatttataccctGGGAAGTTGGGGTTTTATCCGGTACCGATCCGTAAGTCACGGGCCTGACGGACGGAGCCAGCCCGGATGAACCCGATTTCGTGCCGGATTTTGCTGCATTGGATTCTCCCAAAAGGTTGGATAATCATGTTCCTGTCAAATTCATTTGATTATAGTAATTCTATCTTTAAATTTTAagctttaattaataatatttcctCCATCTTATATACTTTTGTAATTTATCaagattttttcatttattaataattactattgcTTTTCAACTACCTAAATAGTgatgatataaaaattatattaccaTAGTTCATCTTATTGATGAAAATCTCACATTTATTgaggttttattttaataatattttggtcaaatttatatttttatttatgtatttgtatttttttttgtgtgatcacttgaattttttgttatttcgattacacttttgaacttgatttttcaagtgaatttaatatttatattttgacttttttcgtgtgataattcaaattttttgttattttgattatatcattaaatttatatttttgaattaatttaagtcttgtatttttatatgtacaagaaatataaaatgagaTGACAATTTTTATATGTACACATCATACTTTATtcatattaaaatatagaaattaaattgacttgaaaatataagtttaagagtgtaataaaaataataataaatttatatttttatataaaaaaatatcaaaatacatagttaaattaatttaaaagcgTAAGTCTAgagatgtaattgaaataacaaaaaatttacgtgtttatataaaacaaatataaaaacaaaatatatagatttgacctaatatttttatataagaataTTAAAAGTCAGTCGGTACAACGAAAAAAGAAAGGTCAAGGTTCAATTTTGAGGGTTTTGGGGGGTCCTTAGGAATTGCTTAGGGACAAAGCAAAGGAGGGAATAAGACGTAATGACGTGCGTTCTTATTCTTTACCCTAAAGCTCAGTGGCGCACATGAAGCTTTGCACTTCTTATGTCTcctaaatttcaattttgaaactgaattttattacttgattttagtaattattttaaaattttgtgctTTTAAAGttactaaaaataaatggaCAATGATTGGGGAACTCAGTGGATTTTTTAAACTTAGGTGACATGTCAATATTTTATtccttcattaaatattaatcaataaatattaaaggttaaatttatatttttgttcttgtagtcatgctttctttcttttctttttttttttgtgattacataaattttttattattttaattacacatatgaacataatttttgagtcaatttaatcttatatttaacctttttttttttgtagtcattcgaacattttattatttcaattatatcctTAAAcctgtatttttaaattaatttaatctttatacttttacatgtaaaaaaaagaaagtgagataataaaatacacgtTATATTCTAGTTAtgtcaaaatatatgaattaaattgatttaaaaatatagatttaaggtataattaaaataataaaaaaattaatttatcacaaaaaaaaaatctcaaagtacaagttaaattgacttaaaaataaaaa
This genomic stretch from Diospyros lotus cultivar Yz01 chromosome 1, ASM1463336v1, whole genome shotgun sequence harbors:
- the LOC127809596 gene encoding auxin-responsive protein SAUR32, with translation MGSGDNHLLNFHLHVPGGHHHGGRKDIPKGCLAVTVGQGAEQQRFVIPVIYINHPLFMQLLKEAEEEYGFDQKGPINIPCHVEEFRHVQGMIDRENHHLRRHHHHHHHLLCFRV
- the LOC127811888 gene encoding LOW QUALITY PROTEIN: CDPK-related kinase 4-like (The sequence of the model RefSeq protein was modified relative to this genomic sequence to represent the inferred CDS: inserted 1 base in 1 codon), which encodes MGHCCSKNVSVSVDDTAAVTAGGSTAPDNRANLPLRPALPVANGTAETPSSKSTPAHSSQXSPWQSPYPAGIAPSPARTPRKIFKWPFPPPSPAKPIMSAILKRQGPQKPKEGPIPEEHAGEADIQLDKNFGYPKNLTAKYELGKEVGRGHFGHTCWAKGKKGELKNRPVAVKIISKAKMTTAISIEDVRREVKILKALSGHENLVKFYDAFEDAHNVYIVMELCEGGELLDRILSRGGRYIEQDAKAIVVQILSVVAFCHLQGVVHRDLKPENFLFSNGDENAPMKVIDFGLSDFIRPDQRLNDIVGSAYYVAPEVLHRSYSLEADIWSIGVITYILLCGSRPFWARTESGIFRSVLRADPNFVDSPWPGISAEAKDFVRRLLNKDHRKRMSAAQALTHPWLRNENCAVPLDILIYKLIKSYVCSSPLKRAALKALSKALTEDELIYLRAQFRLLEPKDGRISLNNFKMALTKNTTDAMKEARVPDILNVMEPLSYKKMDFEEFCAAAISPYQLEAVEGWESIASTAFEFFEQEGNRVISVEELAREMNLGPVAHSLLRDWIRSSDGKLSFLGYTKLLHGVTVRNTNARHQ